GCAATGCAGAGAGTGACCCATTGAAAATCATCCACACCACAAACTCCTCTGTCTGCCATGTttccattcccttggtcactttgtctccctctttcctttggatgcctaaagtgtgtttctaaatgctcagctgaagttttaagttagcattggccctctctatccatggtttctttatccatggattcaagcatctacggcttgaCAATATTGAAAAGATATAcgaaaattccaaaaagcaaatagtgattttgccattttatataaggggcaccattttactatgccattgtatttaatgggacttgaacatccttggattttggtacccacagggggTACCTAAAGAGCCCACTGCACTtgcaagtctagaaatttggggactgaaggaaaaatctCACTGGGAAgcaattcttatttgggggaatGATGCCCTCAGTGCCCTCCATAGCTGCACCTTtaattcatttttgttgttgttgtgttgccttcaagtagttCATGTTGACTTAACggtaaccctaaggcagacctatcacagggttttcttggcaagttttggccattgccatcctctgaggctgagagactgtgacttgcccaggtttacATGGCCGAGACGGGATTCAAACTCGGGCTCAGCAGACATACAGCGTGTCTCTCTCTTGCTTCTATAACTTTTGCCTGGACACTCACCTGCCAGGTAAGCCTTGATGGAATAGTacatctcctcctccctgccttgaaACACAGCAACGTCTTCATTCAGCTTGTTCACgctgcaaagcaaaacaatgcggTGGCTTAGTTGAGCCATATCTTGGCAGAAATATTGGCCAAAAATAGgtgacacacagagagacactctTTCTGTTATGTCCCCCTTGTGTCCCACATTAGCGTTATCAATAGAGCTTACATTTTATGGAATGTCACACAGCTAGCATTCAGGGTTTCGCTTGCATTCAGTATGGCTCCATTGAGGAACATGAAATAGTCAGCCAAGCGGCCACCAAGCCATTGGTCCACCTCAGTTCCATTGCTGCCACTGGAAACCACTGTGGGCCACACACCAGCCAAGAGCGCCGCCTTGGTGCCATTTGGAAGGATGCTCTGCAGAAGAAAGGCCAAAAATAAAACCCTTCTGAAGCCCTTGGACCCCACTTTGATGGTCCTTGAAGCCCCCCACAAAAACCCCCAATTCCCCACAAACATTTAAATCTTTTGTGGCATGATGTTTTGCCAGCTTGGTCAAGGATTTTGGGTTCTGTCATCCCAAACTTCTGGAAGAACAAAGATTAGGAACCACTATTTTAGAGTATATGTCCCACAGACAGAAGACAACTATTGTAACATCTTGAAAACTGTAGAAACTATTCCGCATACAAAGCAAAATCAGGATGAATGAAGCTTGCTAAAAAAAACATGTGAGCTGTGGTTTTCTATGGCTGGCTCTTTTCTCTTTGCATTGGGTTTTTTGCAAGGGAGGAGCAGTCCTCCGTCTGTTTTTGGTGTTTCTTACTGTCATGTTTTTCTGGTTAAAGCTGTCCATAAATAAGCCACTTTTCTCATAGGCTTGTAACAGAGCGGTCAAGAAAGGGTCATCATTGAGGAATCCTTCCCTGGCAAATAAGTCggccaaagcatctggaggaatTGTGTTCAtgatctggaaaagaaaaaaggggaaagggataTAAAATTAGCATTTAAACTCAAAAGATTAGtctacagcgggcccttggtatcctctggggtttggttcccttcatggagaccaaaatccatggatgctcaagtcccattatgcacagtggcatagtaaagtggcatcccttatataagatggtaaaatcagggtttgctttttgtcatttataaatattttaaaatattttcaagctgtggatgtgtgaatttttggaggaaaaaaagccCATGGTACCTTGTGGAGCTTAGATGTGGGGACTAAGGTTTCCAGGTCTCTCAAAGTCAGAAGGTCCCCAAAGCTCTGAAGGCTCTCTTCCAAGAAAGCGGAAAAGCTGGCGTTTGAGGAGTAGCATCGGAGAGAGGAGTCTGAAGAACCCAAAGACAAGAAAGGGATGGAAGGATAGACTGATTAAAGATAAGAAGGTGAAATAAACATTCGGATCAATCAGATTTCCAACATTTCAGAAGTTTCGACACTACACTGTCAGAAAATTGTCAGGCATTTCAGCATCTGAAACTTCAGGGCCAAAATGCAATGGTTAGGCTTGACTTAATCCTTGATACATCCCCAAAATTcaacagaaaaagagaggagagatTATTACTCCTGTATGTCTCCAGAAGTTAATCTTCTCATTTCAGATAATACTCATTTCAGACAATACTCTGGACCTCCCTGTGCTGTATTTTGTCtagccatgaaattcatggggtctccataaggcATCTTGAAGGCACTTATACATTCCTGTATGGTACAaggttgggttggatggcccttatggttcCCTCCAACTTTAAGAGTCTATGGTTCTATGAGTCCATTattcaataatttttaaaaagtagctattACTCTggctgaattcaaagacatagcagtgttagtatggaaaaccagtatgcaaagagatcttgtagcacctttgagactaactgaaagatagaagttggtagcatgaccttttgcagacttgagcctacttcctcagatgcatgtttggcaTGGAGACAGATCTATATAAGTCAGTTgagtgtgagaatgtcaattcaaattcaaaattttgtaggtatggagatgaggtgacaagttcagttttaacaatggttgtcgGGGGTCAAAGGCCGGAGGAAGGATGTTACCTAAAGCTAAGGAGAGTAGGCTAGTTCTGGCTGCATTAAGTAGAAGAGTTTGCCAACGGAGCCCTTGCAAATTGTAAACAGAGCTCTCCCTTACCATCCGAATCCAATCCTTTCAAGTAGGGAATCTGGAAAGAGTGCAAAATGTCCGTCTGAACAGAGAGACTCATCTTCGTAAACTCTGCATCTAGACCTTTAACACTGAGAAAGAGAAGCAatttagagaaagagagagacaaaagaTTATTTCAATAGGTATGCAGACCAGTGACAAAGCAAAGTTAAGCCTCTTCCAGAAGCAAAAAATGTTCAACCATTCAATCATTTGCattgctgcaatgctagaaatttggggactgaaagaataTTTCATTTGGGTGGATGGAATTTATGATTGCAAGGCATTGGCCTCATTTTGCATCTCTAATGGCCTTCAAGACCTTGGCAGGTCACCTTCAAGGCCTGAAGACATCCTAGCTGAAGAATAGAGAGGTATTGGGTCCcctataataataaaacaacgGCTGGAAAAACCCATAGTCCCATTTCCAGGGATGCCAATGCCACGTACATTGCCTGGTACTGATCGCATTGCATGGTTTCATTGTGAAGACACTGGAGCATATCTGTGGAAATGGCCGAGATGAAAAGTCGAAGTCTCCTCTGGAACCAGGCGGTTACAAACTCTGTTTCGTTGAAACGGTCCTCATTTCTTAGCCTCTCATCCCACAACGCTCTCAGTATGACCTCTTTCCAGTTGTGAGAGATCAGGGAAGAGTTCACAATctggaaagaaaacagaggacacactgttgttgttgttgttgttgttgttgatgatgatgtgtgccttcaagccatttccgacttatgatgacattaaaggcaaacctatcctggagttttcttggccaatttctttttggccatggccatcctctgagactcaAGTTCATGGGTTTCTATGACCAACCaggaatttgaaacctggtttccagagttatagactaatgctaaaaccactgcatcatgctatCTTCCATCAATAATCTTTGTGATTATATAAATTCATGTACAAAACATCCttgatatataaaaatatatttatgcatatgtaaatgcatGTCTAAAAATCTTTCAATTTTACTTATAAACAATGGAGGTAgagttttgtctttttaaaagggaTTACTTCGGTATATGAGAAAAGATGAAAAATCTCTCTTATGTCtcttaaatttaaaaacacacacaaaaagaacaaaatcctaaacaaaaaaaataaaaataaagaggggGTGCAAATACattgcattttgcatttcataTTTTCCTAAAACAGCATGAATTACTtccttgaattattattattattattattattattattattattattaccttcgTATTGAATTCCTCCAGCGCCGCCTCTAGCTCTTCCGCATCCACTTGGCTGACCAGGACTCTGGCGACATTGAGCGAAACGTTCGCCCTTTTTCTCAGAGAAAACTCTAAGGCCTGGACAATAAAAGTCCGGTTTACCAGGCTCAGATTCTGCATCTGAAGAGAAAACGGTGTCAAAGAAAGCAATGGgtcattttagccattttcttcctgctgttttcAAAAACCATGCCATTTGTGAAGTCTATTCGCAactcaggacttattctgtgcaaaattcaccaGTTATCTTTCTGGAcactttttgtgcaggaaatagcattttctttattccagcaacaacaaaacaatacaaccaTGCATAAATTTTGCAAAGAgcccccaaactgcaaaaatgGGATCCTCCTCTTGAGTTTCCTGATGCTTGAGAAACTCATAGTTCGACCATTCTCTGAgactgaattaatgcagtttggcactgctttaactgtcatggctccactctATGGAAATTGGACAAGCCTTTTGCCCGGTGAATCCCAGTGGGCTGTGATGCTTTAAAACCACAACGCTGGACACCTTCCCCAAATAAATATGGCCAGGATTCTTTGGGGAGAAACGCAACAGGGACAAGCCCCATTCAAAGTTGGTAGCCTAAATGTGCAGCTTCTCCAAATGATGCAACAACTCGCAAAACCTGCTCACTAGCTGGGCATTCCTGAGTTTAAGGCTGAAAAATAGCCGACTGCATGCGGGCACACCACAAGCACAGTGGTGGTATGTTGGCAACCCACTAACAACCCTGTGCATAACCAGGTCTTTGAAATGCAGATTTGTTCTGATATATATCATTTACAATATATCATTTACTTACGTTGTCACAAACCACATAGCTGAGGTTTGCAGATATTTTGACATTGTTGCTGCAaggagacagaaagacagacacacAAAGGTAAGCGAGGAACACAAGACAATGCAACAAAGTCCACCTTAATCCCACTTCACTGGGGTGCGCCAGTTTCTGTCGCTTGTGATATATGTGTGACCTGTGTATGTTTTCATTTGCCACCCAAGAGgttccccaccccaaaaaatacATTCTCGTTTTCCACAGAGGTTTCCATCCACTTCCCTCTAGACatgcctcttctcttcctttcggTAACTTTCCAGACTTTGGTTATTATCCACTATCTGCATGAAAGCTCCCCTCCAGAGATGCACCTTTTTTCCTGACCTCCTTATATTTTCATCCTTGCTTAGCGTTTTGGAATTGgcttcatcttggcttcctgtcCATGCATCTgtcccagtgattcccaaacgtttgtcttctgggtgttttggatttccacttccagaagccccagccaacttggccaacattcaggaattctgggagctgaagaccaaaacacttggaagaccaaagtttgggaaccattggtctaTCCCATCCCTCAGTCCAGCTTTCTCGCTTGGGATGGTCCAACCAAGGTGGGTTCACCACCCCaaagacatggaagccaccagtgcAAAGGGGCTctttctaggcatctggaggtcctccaacatgatttgATGGTCAACCTCCACTGGGAATATAGCAGTAAATCTGGGAATGGATCCCACAGAGATATGGGGATCATACTCTATTGCAAAAAGTGCAGTTCACAAACTTGGTCAAAGCAATATTGACGGTAATAAGTCCCACCCCAAATTATTCCCCTACTGTCCCATGAGTAAGTGAACCCTTGGATACGGGGGCCATACTGTAGTTTGCTGATCTGCAGAAACCAACAGATGAAACTTTTCACGGGAGAAGACAAGCATTTTTACAATGCTGGTGACATGGTTTCCATCTCCATGGAGAGGTGATTCCATTCTGGGCATCTTGGCTAATTCCTTTAGAGTTTGGATGAAAACCTGGAACAGGATCATGACCCCACTGACACGGATCCTAAACACTGCCACTGAATTTTCAAATATCTACATGCCAAGTGCTGATCAAGTCTTAGGAGTGAAGAGAGATTTAAGTGGCAAAACATGTCTGCTCTGACTTAGGCGAAGACGGTCACACGACGAACACGGAAATAATAACACATATGTTACGGCTAATACTTGTATAGAAATACCTCCCTACTTCTTCACAAACTTCTGAAGCTGTtggaaacaaagagaaaaagaaacgtTTAGCCATGGGTTCTTTTCTATAAAAACACTACaggtcatatatatatacacacatacacacatataatcaGAAATTTTAATATATCAGAAGATGTAATGATCACTTACCATTAATCCTGGTTGCAGGACACTAGAATGGAGGGTCAAATAAAAGAAGAAtagaccatcatcatcatcatcatcatcatcatcatcatcatcatcatgtttatgtataccccaccttcctcccactacagggactcaaggtggcttacaaagctAAAGTACAATCTGTCAATATTATGTTTAGCATACAATCCAATGAGAGCCAACgcagtgtagcggtttgagtattgggctaggactttggtagaccagggtttgaatcctctccTAGCCTGGAAacccacaagtcacactctctcagcctcagaggaaggcaaggggagctctctctctctaaagAACCCTCTCCACCAAACTCCCTCCAATTGCTAAAGGAAGCCCACCTAAGCCATGAGTTTTCCATATGTATTGACGTGTCATTCAACCATTTATTCCCATGATCTACTCAGGTTTGGAATGATAATTTGAATTTCGGTTAGGAGTGGGGATCATATTGCACTcgagatgttgttggacagtaGCTCCCAGTAtgcttcaccactggctatgctgaaaaggcatgctgggtgttgcaatctaacaacatcCAAAGAACCCATATTATTCCCACCTCCGATTTCAACCTAAGTTTATCTTATGCTGAAATATGCACGAACGCCATGCCCTCCAAATGATTTATCAAGGAAagtccagttaatcctctgccatcccacttttccaggaAAACTTCTAAATGGTCccggtttctttctcttcctcccactttccccttcatccttgcttgcttcaattgctgcacactctgaattcaaagtgcaaaagcagtttgcactccaTTTAACTCAGCAAAGGGAATGGAGAGGATGGAGTCTTGTCCTTCCCACTAGACTCAAGccaaagcaaaccactgcagcctctcctatcttgtgtgttcttctccATTCGTTTTTGCCATCTTAACGCCAATGGGCTGTTCCTTGGGCTCACAAATCCacaaatattggagggtatgggatTCCTTAGCGATGAGGCGCCCGCCAGCCCAGCCAACCCTCGCCATTCTTCCCTGCAGAGAATTTCAGGCTAAAGAAAATTGTTCAAAATCCGAAATATGCAGGGAGAGGCCCAGCCACGGAGGAACCAGAATACcactttgacattttaatttatgACAAACAGGTGGAAACTACGTCTTTGCTGC
This genomic stretch from Sceloporus undulatus isolate JIND9_A2432 ecotype Alabama chromosome 8, SceUnd_v1.1, whole genome shotgun sequence harbors:
- the LOC121914462 gene encoding uncharacterized protein LOC121914462 yields the protein MLEDLQMPRKSPFALVASMSLGCNNVKISANLSYVVCDNMQNLSLVNRTFIVQALEFSLRKRANVSLNVARVLVSQVDAEELEAALEEFNTKIVNSSLISHNWKEVILRALWDERLRNEDRFNETEFVTAWFQRRLRLFISAISTDMLQCLHNETMQCDQYQAIVKGLDAEFTKMSLSVQTDILHSFQIPYLKGLDSDDSSLRCYSSNASFSAFLEESLQSFGDLLTLRDLETLVPTSKLHKFKC